Proteins from a genomic interval of Nitrospirota bacterium:
- a CDS encoding PGPGW domain-containing protein: MNSFMLKTFKQAKRVIIGVIGTTVLLIGLALIVLPGPAFIVIPIGLAILATEFAWAKRLLKKFRPQNSKKTNNTKKSR; this comes from the coding sequence ATGAATTCATTCATGTTGAAGACATTTAAACAGGCAAAAAGAGTAATAATCGGCGTAATTGGAACTACAGTGCTCTTAATCGGATTGGCATTAATCGTTTTACCTGGCCCTGCATTCATAGTTATTCCCATAGGATTAGCGATCCTTGCAACTGAATTTGCATGGGCAAAAAGACTTCTAAAAAAATTCAGACCTCAGAATTCTAAAAAAACCAATAATACTAAAAAAAGTCGTTAA
- a CDS encoding glucose-1-phosphate adenylyltransferase, whose product MAHPKALAFVLAGGKGERLFPLTAFRSKPSVPFGGRYRIVDFVLSNLINSHIYSIYLLVQYKSQSLIEHIRLNWNLSSVIKDHFVAVVPPQMRMGPEWFQGTADAVYQNYSIIQHHNPKLVIIFGADHIYRMDIRQMMDFHIEKDAFVTVAARQVPVELASSFGVIMTDSNRRITGFQEKPKKPSPMPHDPTRAYVSMGNYIFNKDILLEALANAQRKKQTDFGAHVIPSLVETGKVFAYDFAENIIPGTKEHEEKGYWRDVGIISAFFEAHMDMLGSSPLFEVNNKSWPIHPSGYENSATKILRGDIRNSIIAEGCLINKAKIINSVIRSDVMIENDVIVEDSIIMDRVILKRGSKLKRVIVDKLNVIGEGEEIGFDPKKDRFRCHIDSSGISIIPRGGSLTKTSR is encoded by the coding sequence ATGGCACATCCAAAGGCACTTGCTTTTGTTCTTGCAGGAGGGAAGGGCGAAAGGCTATTTCCACTCACTGCATTCCGTTCTAAACCTTCAGTTCCATTTGGTGGCAGATACAGGATAGTTGACTTTGTCCTTAGTAATCTTATCAATTCTCATATTTATTCTATTTATCTGCTTGTACAATATAAATCACAGTCACTCATTGAGCATATTAGATTGAACTGGAATTTGTCGTCTGTCATAAAAGATCACTTTGTTGCTGTCGTTCCGCCACAGATGCGTATGGGTCCAGAATGGTTCCAGGGCACAGCCGATGCTGTATACCAGAATTATTCTATTATTCAACATCACAACCCTAAGCTTGTAATAATATTCGGTGCGGACCACATATATAGAATGGATATCCGTCAGATGATGGATTTTCATATTGAAAAAGATGCTTTTGTAACCGTAGCAGCAAGACAAGTGCCTGTTGAACTGGCTTCTTCCTTCGGGGTTATAATGACCGATAGCAACAGAAGAATCACAGGTTTTCAGGAGAAACCGAAGAAACCATCACCTATGCCCCATGATCCAACCCGTGCCTATGTATCAATGGGGAATTACATATTCAATAAGGACATATTGTTGGAGGCACTTGCAAATGCTCAAAGAAAAAAACAGACTGACTTTGGTGCACATGTTATACCCAGTCTTGTTGAAACAGGTAAAGTATTTGCTTATGATTTTGCAGAGAATATAATTCCAGGAACAAAGGAACATGAAGAGAAAGGTTACTGGAGAGATGTAGGCATAATATCTGCTTTTTTCGAAGCACACATGGATATGCTTGGTAGTTCACCACTTTTTGAAGTGAACAATAAATCGTGGCCAATACATCCTTCGGGTTATGAGAATTCAGCCACAAAGATATTGAGAGGTGATATAAGGAACAGTATCATTGCAGAAGGATGTCTGATTAATAAGGCAAAAATAATAAATTCTGTTATTAGAAGTGATGTTATGATCGAGAATGATGTAATAGTGGAGGACTCGATAATTATGGACCGCGTAATACTAAAAAGAGGCAGTAAACTTAAAAGGGTGATTGTTGATAAACTGAATGTAATCGGAGAAGGTGAAGAAATTGGATTTGATCCTAAAAAAGACCGTTTTCGCTGTCATATAGACTCATCAGGCATTTCAATAATCCCCAGAGGTGGAAGTTTGACAAAAACTTCACGCTGA
- the malQ gene encoding 4-alpha-glucanotransferase, producing the protein MDNYHYDALINELSDLCGILPEYWDISGKKHIISIDTKKAILKTMNIQVESEDKVAKEIYKRKWKSWLNFVEPAYVVSVNAQPVNIPVCIPLSAKKEAALVISWSIKDEEGRKKSFILRSNEFDIVEIQWINDKRYIKINLSYKEHLKIGYYDVDIQCKHTEKIFSGQKSSIRGKSKLIITPDACYIPEYLQNSRKWGLSINLYAVRSEHNWGIGDFSDLKEIVRWVAGLKGDFIGINPLHAIPNTKPFGFSPYLPISRLYKNFIYLDVEKIPEVKQLEYRDILNSRKLDELRNNSLIDYEKIADLKERILRAAFEVFYNKHYKKNTPKGEEFKKYILDEGEEIEHFAIYMALASKLKKINWQEWQAKYRINSSPAVQSFKKTNRKEILFYQYIQWLIERQLRAVSIVAKKLKVQIGLYHDLAIGSSGGGSDTWNYQEVFANKANAGAPPDDFSPDGQNWGFPPLIPEKLKETGYKLFIKTLRKNMKYGGAIRIDHALGLFRLFWIPPEMKPKDGAYVSYPSEDLCRIIALESIRNNTIVIAEDLGTIGENIRETLKRFNMMSYRLFYFERNYPDPSFLPPDKYPEMALCALTTHDLPTITGYWKARDIEVKKKIGQFKDENKYKEKITERERDRKLMLEALKSQGFISADYADSDIIPEMNTELCLAIYKYLASTPCKLVLVSLDDIIGTVDQQNMPGTIDSYPNWIQKIPLTLEKIMSDRRFTDLSEFLSFRT; encoded by the coding sequence ATGGATAATTATCATTACGATGCATTGATAAATGAATTATCAGACCTTTGCGGGATACTGCCTGAGTATTGGGATATTTCAGGTAAAAAGCACATTATTTCTATTGATACGAAAAAAGCAATTCTAAAAACAATGAATATTCAGGTTGAATCTGAAGATAAGGTCGCAAAAGAAATTTATAAGAGGAAATGGAAATCATGGTTAAACTTTGTTGAACCAGCATATGTAGTTTCTGTTAATGCACAGCCTGTTAATATTCCCGTGTGTATCCCGTTGTCTGCCAAAAAAGAAGCAGCTTTGGTCATCTCATGGTCTATAAAGGATGAAGAGGGTCGTAAGAAATCTTTTATTCTTAGAAGCAATGAGTTTGATATTGTGGAGATCCAATGGATTAATGATAAACGCTACATAAAAATCAACCTCAGTTACAAGGAACATCTGAAGATTGGATATTATGATGTAGATATACAATGCAAACACACTGAAAAAATATTTTCCGGCCAGAAAAGTTCAATCAGGGGAAAATCAAAACTAATCATAACTCCTGATGCTTGTTATATACCAGAATATTTACAAAACAGCAGAAAGTGGGGCCTTTCTATTAATCTATATGCAGTTCGATCAGAACACAACTGGGGTATTGGTGATTTCTCTGATTTGAAAGAGATTGTAAGATGGGTTGCTGGGCTTAAAGGTGATTTTATTGGAATTAATCCTCTCCACGCCATCCCTAATACAAAGCCATTTGGTTTCAGTCCATATTTACCAATTAGCAGGCTGTATAAGAATTTTATTTATCTTGATGTTGAGAAAATACCAGAAGTAAAACAGTTAGAGTATAGGGATATTCTTAACTCCCGAAAATTGGATGAACTCAGGAATAACAGTCTGATTGACTATGAAAAAATTGCGGATTTGAAGGAACGAATATTGAGAGCTGCTTTTGAAGTTTTCTATAACAAACATTATAAAAAGAATACACCGAAGGGAGAAGAATTCAAAAAATATATTTTAGATGAAGGTGAAGAGATCGAACATTTTGCAATATACATGGCACTTGCATCGAAACTTAAGAAAATTAACTGGCAGGAATGGCAGGCAAAGTATCGGATTAATTCATCTCCGGCTGTTCAGTCTTTCAAAAAAACAAACAGGAAAGAAATTCTTTTTTATCAATATATTCAGTGGCTTATTGAAAGACAACTCAGGGCTGTGTCTATAGTGGCTAAAAAGTTAAAAGTGCAGATAGGTCTTTATCATGATCTTGCTATCGGCTCAAGCGGCGGTGGTAGTGATACGTGGAATTATCAGGAGGTGTTTGCAAATAAAGCTAATGCAGGGGCACCTCCAGACGATTTTAGTCCTGATGGTCAGAACTGGGGTTTTCCTCCACTGATACCCGAAAAATTAAAAGAAACAGGATATAAGTTATTTATAAAAACGCTGAGAAAAAATATGAAATACGGAGGTGCTATACGTATAGATCATGCTCTTGGCCTATTCAGACTCTTCTGGATACCTCCAGAAATGAAACCAAAAGACGGAGCCTATGTATCCTATCCTTCTGAAGATCTATGCAGAATTATTGCACTCGAAAGCATCAGGAACAATACAATAGTAATTGCCGAAGATCTTGGCACAATCGGTGAGAATATTAGAGAAACACTCAAAAGATTCAACATGATGTCTTACAGACTTTTTTATTTTGAGAGGAATTATCCTGATCCTTCTTTTTTGCCACCGGATAAATATCCTGAAATGGCATTGTGTGCTTTGACAACGCATGACCTACCTACAATCACGGGTTACTGGAAAGCAAGAGACATTGAAGTGAAAAAGAAGATTGGTCAATTCAAAGATGAAAATAAATATAAAGAAAAAATCACTGAAAGGGAAAGGGACAGGAAGCTTATGCTTGAAGCACTCAAATCCCAGGGTTTCATCTCTGCTGATTATGCAGATAGTGACATTATCCCTGAAATGAATACCGAGCTCTGTCTTGCAATATATAAATACCTTGCAAGCACACCATGTAAATTGGTACTTGTGAGTCTTGATGACATTATCGGCACAGTCGATCAACAGAACATGCCGGGCACTATAGATTCATATCCCAACTGGATTCAGAAAATACCATTGACCCTTGAAAAGATTATGTCTGATAGACGTTTCACAGATTTATCCGAATTTTTGTCATTCCGCACTTGA
- a CDS encoding iron ABC transporter permease, with product MSKIKVIILIFTSFAIFLISLFSGPTVINPFEMNGTEKEILFSIRLPRVIVAFLMGMALGSSGAVLQGILRNPLADPYILGISSGSALTAALGLLSGFYLTSTMSIPLLALTGATFVSLLVGTLGWKQKGIWPERLLLAGVGLSFLFYALLMLIISIAPGERMRRAVLWIFGDLSIADWSLIPYGALLIVTGFFIAISRAKALNALMLGDEFAHSLGFSVNKERLLFFMSVVIMTSASVSLGGTIGFIGLLIPHIIRFLIGADNRVLIFMSAFCGGTFLCIADLIGRSIISPVEIPSGIVTAIIGSPYFLYLLRKKDMLSV from the coding sequence ATGTCAAAAATAAAAGTAATTATTTTAATTTTTACTTCTTTTGCGATATTTTTAATATCTCTATTTTCAGGACCGACTGTGATTAATCCTTTTGAGATGAACGGCACTGAAAAAGAGATATTGTTTTCTATAAGACTCCCGCGTGTTATCGTTGCGTTTCTGATGGGCATGGCGCTCGGGTCATCAGGTGCTGTACTTCAGGGCATATTGAGAAACCCGCTCGCTGACCCTTATATACTCGGCATATCAAGTGGCTCTGCGCTGACTGCTGCATTAGGACTTCTTTCAGGATTTTATTTAACATCAACAATGAGCATTCCACTATTGGCATTGACTGGCGCTACCTTTGTCAGCCTTCTTGTCGGAACACTCGGCTGGAAACAAAAAGGGATCTGGCCAGAAAGATTATTGCTTGCCGGTGTTGGACTTAGTTTTCTATTTTATGCACTCCTTATGCTCATCATAAGCATAGCACCAGGAGAGAGAATGAGGCGGGCAGTTCTCTGGATATTTGGCGATCTTTCTATAGCAGACTGGTCATTAATTCCGTATGGTGCTCTATTGATTGTCACAGGCTTTTTTATTGCAATATCCCGTGCAAAAGCTTTAAATGCATTGATGCTTGGTGATGAGTTTGCACACAGTCTCGGTTTCTCTGTAAATAAAGAAAGACTACTCTTTTTTATGTCTGTTGTGATAATGACCTCAGCATCTGTATCACTCGGTGGGACTATAGGTTTTATAGGTCTTCTTATACCTCACATTATTCGGTTCCTTATTGGCGCTGACAACAGAGTATTAATCTTTATGTCTGCATTTTGCGGTGGAACATTTCTATGCATTGCAGATTTAATAGGAAGGTCTATTATATCCCCTGTAGAAATCCCGTCTGGAATTGTCACAGCTATAATTGGGTCACCATATTTTCTTTACCTTTTAAGAAAAAAAGATATGCTAAGTGTATAG
- a CDS encoding ABC transporter ATP-binding protein has translation MTFTILELENISFSYNKNNPFIQNFTLSIKDGEFIGLLGANGSGKSTILKLASGILKPSGGNIRLWGKPLHSYKNKDRAKLLCYLPQLLDINVPFRVKELVAMGLYPYDIMPEITVDEALELVGLKDKSNSYITHLSGGEKRRVFIAMTLLQGAGILLLDEPLANLDIKYQLEIQKLLRELKEKNNISIIMALHDITMALQFEKVILIKNGSIINSGVPETVLKKELLKEAFDVNIDISKWKSLFDKIYE, from the coding sequence ATGACCTTTACAATCCTTGAGCTTGAAAATATTAGCTTTTCCTATAATAAGAATAACCCCTTTATACAAAATTTTACTTTATCTATTAAAGATGGAGAATTTATCGGACTTTTAGGTGCAAATGGCTCTGGGAAATCCACTATACTTAAGCTCGCCAGCGGAATTTTAAAGCCGTCTGGCGGTAATATCAGATTATGGGGGAAACCACTCCATTCCTATAAAAATAAAGACCGGGCAAAACTATTATGTTACCTTCCTCAGCTTCTCGATATAAATGTCCCATTTAGAGTAAAGGAACTTGTAGCAATGGGGCTTTATCCGTATGACATAATGCCAGAAATAACTGTTGATGAAGCACTGGAGCTTGTAGGGCTTAAGGATAAATCCAATTCATATATAACACATCTTAGCGGTGGAGAAAAACGAAGAGTATTTATTGCAATGACCCTTCTTCAGGGAGCAGGTATTCTGCTTCTGGATGAACCGCTTGCAAACCTTGACATAAAGTATCAACTTGAAATACAGAAATTACTCAGAGAATTAAAAGAAAAAAATAACATCTCGATTATAATGGCACTTCACGATATCACTATGGCACTACAATTCGAAAAGGTGATACTGATAAAAAATGGCAGTATCATAAATAGTGGGGTACCGGAGACGGTTCTGAAAAAAGAGTTGTTAAAAGAAGCTTTTGATGTAAACATAGACATAAGCAAATGGAAATCTTTATTCGATAAAATTTATGAATAA
- a CDS encoding fumarate hydratase C-terminal domain-containing protein, with protein sequence MIDLPITADVAFSLRAGDMVFLNGIVVTGRDKLHKFLFKEKPSRKKIPFNLEGSVLYHCGPIIKKIKGRYRVFAAGPTTSMRVEMYEYKIISRYGLRGVMGKGGMGEKTLKALKKYGCVYFQTIGGAAVYLAEKVKFVVDVWKLEEFGMTEAMWFLNVQEFPAIVTMDAHGGNLHQEIENSSYRKLKEIVDSDYS encoded by the coding sequence ATTATAGATCTTCCAATTACAGCGGATGTCGCATTTTCCCTCAGAGCCGGAGACATGGTTTTTTTGAACGGCATAGTCGTGACCGGGAGAGATAAACTACATAAATTTTTATTTAAAGAAAAACCATCCAGGAAAAAAATCCCTTTTAATCTTGAAGGGTCAGTTTTATATCATTGTGGTCCTATAATAAAGAAGATAAAAGGAAGATACAGAGTCTTTGCAGCAGGACCAACAACAAGCATGCGTGTTGAAATGTATGAATATAAGATAATTTCAAGATACGGGCTTCGGGGTGTTATGGGGAAGGGCGGAATGGGAGAAAAAACACTCAAGGCACTCAAGAAATATGGGTGTGTATATTTTCAGACAATAGGAGGTGCTGCTGTCTATCTTGCGGAAAAAGTGAAATTTGTAGTTGATGTCTGGAAACTTGAAGAATTCGGAATGACTGAAGCGATGTGGTTTTTAAATGTTCAGGAATTTCCTGCAATCGTGACAATGGATGCACACGGTGGAAATCTTCATCAGGAGATAGAGAATAGTTCTTATAGAAAACTTAAGGAGATTGTTGATTCAGATTATTCATAA
- a CDS encoding fumarate hydratase, translating to MQKLDNAIIELYRRAATSLPADIEQALRTVRKKEKSNAKTALSVILENILIARDRQIPICQDTGVPVFFVKIPYGFSQIELKKKIMIATRTSTKVIPLRPNAVDILTDKNSGDNTGIGFPVIYTEEIKGNKLIVDLMLKGSGSENIGQLYKLPSAELRAERDLDGVRKCVIDAVYRAQGRGCPPYIIGVGVGASRDQVTRLAKEQLMKKLTDKNNNKILLRLEERILREINWLGIGPLGLGGNTTAIGVKIGVNHRHPASYFVEVSVACWADRRARLIWNVQNSEYRIQN from the coding sequence ATGCAGAAACTTGATAATGCCATTATAGAACTTTACAGACGTGCAGCGACATCATTACCCGCAGATATTGAGCAAGCCTTAAGAACTGTCCGGAAAAAAGAAAAGTCTAATGCTAAAACAGCTTTATCAGTTATCCTTGAGAATATTTTGATTGCAAGGGATAGACAGATACCTATATGCCAGGATACAGGTGTTCCGGTTTTTTTTGTCAAAATTCCGTATGGATTCAGCCAGATTGAATTAAAGAAAAAAATTATGATTGCAACCAGGACATCGACAAAAGTAATCCCTCTCAGACCAAATGCTGTTGATATTCTTACTGATAAGAATTCTGGGGACAATACAGGTATTGGCTTCCCCGTGATATATACTGAAGAAATCAAAGGAAATAAACTCATCGTAGATCTTATGCTTAAAGGTTCTGGTAGCGAGAACATTGGTCAATTATATAAGTTGCCATCTGCTGAACTGAGGGCAGAAAGGGATCTTGATGGTGTGAGAAAATGTGTAATTGATGCTGTTTACAGAGCACAGGGAAGGGGTTGCCCACCCTATATTATAGGAGTCGGAGTAGGTGCCTCGAGAGATCAGGTAACAAGGCTTGCTAAAGAACAACTAATGAAAAAATTGACGGATAAAAATAACAACAAAATCTTGTTAAGACTCGAGGAGCGTATTCTCAGAGAAATAAATTGGCTTGGGATTGGGCCACTCGGGCTGGGTGGGAATACAACAGCCATCGGTGTTAAGATTGGAGTTAATCATAGACATCCTGCTTCATATTTTGTGGAAGTTTCCGTAGCATGCTGGGCTGATAGAAGGGCAAGACTGATATGGAACGTTCAAAATTCGGAATACAGAATACAGAATTAA
- a CDS encoding diacylglycerol kinase — MLLKKWFKSANFAIEGILHAAKTQRHLRYHFYTAAFVLLLSYILGISRFEFLIITLSVIAVLLAEMFNTAIETVVDIISPEESEKARIAKDIAAGAVLITAFGVAVIGYIILFPYLVESFKTGIHITKHTNDEIALIAFIIVVILVVITKSYVKKGLPLSGGMPSGHAAIAFSAWVATTYITENFTVSLISFVIAIMIAQSRVIVKAHNIWEVILGGLMGAIVTFLLFSIFS; from the coding sequence ATGTTACTAAAAAAATGGTTTAAAAGTGCTAACTTTGCGATTGAAGGCATATTACATGCAGCCAAGACACAGCGACATTTACGATATCATTTTTATACTGCAGCATTTGTTCTTCTTTTAAGTTATATTCTCGGGATATCAAGGTTTGAATTTCTCATAATTACATTATCCGTTATTGCAGTCCTGCTCGCAGAGATGTTTAACACTGCTATTGAAACTGTTGTTGATATCATTTCACCCGAAGAGAGTGAAAAAGCCCGCATCGCAAAAGACATTGCTGCTGGCGCAGTTCTTATAACAGCATTCGGAGTTGCTGTAATAGGTTATATTATCCTATTTCCTTATCTGGTTGAGTCTTTCAAAACAGGAATTCACATAACTAAACATACTAATGATGAGATTGCACTGATTGCATTCATAATAGTGGTTATTCTTGTTGTAATAACAAAATCGTATGTTAAAAAAGGTCTTCCTTTAAGTGGTGGTATGCCAAGCGGACATGCTGCGATTGCCTTTTCAGCCTGGGTTGCAACAACATATATTACAGAGAATTTTACTGTTTCTCTTATATCTTTTGTAATTGCTATTATGATTGCACAGAGTAGAGTTATAGTTAAAGCCCATAATATATGGGAGGTTATACTTGGTGGGCTCATGGGAGCAATTGTTACCTTTTTGCTTTTCAGCATATTTTCGTAG
- a CDS encoding threonine-phosphate decarboxylase, translating to MKKEISIDCHAFEHGGNIYYLANALNMQERKIIDFSSSVNPLGVSKKVKAEIRKNLKYLHNYPDTETDRLRKRIAQYYGISFENILCGNGSTELIYLIVKVLKPQRVLIMAPTFSEYERAVTITESQERRAEIEFYFLKEEKRFEIEPEEFIAEMERREGKIDMVFLCNPNNPTGKLISKDDVIKIADAARENRCYLIVDEAFIDFIPDNSIISETISNPYLIVLRSMSFFYALPGLRIGYGIFPSGLIGSLKRAKQPWTVNSLAQRAAVISLKDKVYMKETLRLIKDEKKFFEKNFKKLKIEYFESDANFYLLRFKNAPEIYKRLLKKGILLRDCSNFRGLDSTYLRVAVKNHRENTILIKEIAKILCPELQSGNNMNNLP from the coding sequence ATGAAAAAGGAAATATCTATTGACTGTCATGCATTTGAACATGGTGGAAATATTTACTATCTTGCAAATGCACTAAACATGCAAGAACGTAAAATCATAGATTTCAGCTCTTCAGTAAATCCACTTGGTGTTTCTAAAAAGGTCAAGGCAGAGATAAGAAAAAATCTTAAATATCTTCATAATTATCCGGACACTGAAACAGACAGGTTAAGAAAGAGAATTGCACAATATTACGGTATTAGTTTTGAGAATATTCTTTGCGGAAACGGTAGCACCGAGCTTATTTACTTGATAGTGAAAGTATTAAAACCTCAGAGGGTTCTTATTATGGCACCAACATTTTCAGAATATGAAAGAGCAGTAACAATAACAGAGAGCCAGGAGCGAAGAGCAGAGATAGAATTTTACTTCCTTAAAGAGGAAAAGCGGTTTGAGATCGAACCTGAAGAATTTATAGCTGAAATGGAACGTAGAGAGGGAAAGATTGACATGGTATTTTTATGCAATCCGAATAATCCTACCGGAAAGTTGATAAGTAAAGATGATGTTATAAAGATTGCAGATGCTGCAAGAGAAAACAGATGCTATCTTATAGTTGATGAAGCCTTTATTGATTTCATTCCAGATAATTCTATAATATCAGAAACAATATCAAATCCATATCTTATTGTTTTAAGGTCAATGTCTTTTTTCTACGCACTACCTGGTCTCAGGATAGGATATGGCATTTTCCCTTCAGGTCTGATTGGAAGTCTTAAAAGAGCAAAACAACCATGGACTGTAAATAGTCTTGCTCAACGGGCTGCTGTTATTTCCCTGAAAGATAAAGTATATATGAAGGAAACATTAAGACTTATTAAAGATGAAAAAAAGTTTTTTGAAAAGAATTTTAAGAAACTTAAAATAGAATACTTTGAATCTGATGCCAATTTCTATTTATTGAGATTTAAAAATGCACCTGAAATCTATAAAAGGCTGCTGAAAAAAGGTATTCTCTTGAGGGATTGTTCTAACTTTAGAGGTCTTGACAGCACATATTTAAGGGTTGCAGTTAAAAATCACAGGGAAAACACGATATTAATAAAGGAGATTGCAAAGATTCTGTGCCCGGAACTTCAAAGTGGGAATAATATGAATAATCTACCTTAG
- a CDS encoding N-glycosylase/DNA lyase, translating into MTKTYYISQLKEIYRLKKSAIFSRLKEFRNLWLHGSDEDIFAELAFCLLTPQSKAKSCWAATERLKEYNLLFDGSAEHIKKCLHHFVRFHNKKAEYLVRVRNHFMHDGVLSIKKQLNNFKNVYECRDWLVKNIKGFGYKEASHFLRNIGFGDKIAILDRHILKNLYKLGVIQEIPETISRSKYLNIEIKMAEFGKKHNIPLSHLDILLWFKETGEIFK; encoded by the coding sequence ATGACGAAAACTTATTATATCTCACAATTAAAAGAAATTTACCGGCTTAAAAAGAGTGCGATTTTCTCTCGCTTGAAGGAATTCAGGAATCTCTGGCTGCATGGAAGTGATGAAGACATTTTTGCTGAATTAGCTTTCTGCCTATTAACCCCTCAATCAAAAGCAAAATCCTGCTGGGCTGCAACTGAGAGATTGAAAGAATATAATCTTTTATTTGATGGTTCTGCTGAACATATTAAGAAATGCCTTCACCATTTTGTTAGGTTTCATAATAAGAAAGCTGAATATCTTGTGAGAGTGCGCAATCATTTTATGCACGATGGTGTTCTATCAATAAAAAAGCAACTTAATAATTTCAAAAATGTATACGAATGCAGGGACTGGCTGGTGAAAAATATAAAGGGCTTTGGCTATAAAGAAGCAAGCCATTTTCTGAGAAATATTGGTTTTGGAGATAAAATCGCAATCCTTGATCGACACATATTAAAAAATCTTTATAAGCTCGGCGTAATACAGGAAATTCCAGAAACCATCAGCAGGTCAAAATATCTCAATATAGAAATAAAAATGGCTGAATTTGGAAAGAAGCATAACATCCCTCTTTCACACCTTGACATACTGCTCTGGTTCAAAGAAACAGGAGAGATATTCAAGTGA